The genomic stretch TAGGTTCTCCACGGAGCAGGGGAGACGGGCTCGAAGATGTTGAAGCAGGAACAGAGCCTTTGCTATGCGGACGATGGGAAGACCATTGATATCCCCAAGTTTTTCGATCTCCTCCATCAGGCGCACCTGCTCCGACTGCAGGTCGGGTTTCAGGGCATCATAGAAGAGATCCAAAGGCACAAGCCAACCGACCTCTTGCTCCGCTCCCTCGGTGATCCCTCCCTCTCCGGTCAGGATTGCCTGGGTGAGCTTCAGCATGGATCGTTCTGAGCCGCTCAGCTTTCGCGCCTCCTCTATCGAACCGCGCATCGCTCCCATGATGTTCTGTATGAGCTCGACGGCATAGGGATGCAGCGGATACTGCTCGACGAACTCCCTTTCACCGTGTGAGCCTGGGAGCAAAGCGGACAGAAGATTGCCCTGGTGTGAGCGATACATGTCCGAGAGCTGAGATGCTCCCTGAGGGGTTTTCGCCAGCAGGCGCTGGGCGATGACGATCTGAACTTCGGTCGGCTGTAACCCCAGATGGACTCGGAACCGATCGCGCAGCCATTCCAGCATCTGACGGTCGGAGGTCAGGCGGGAAACCATCTCCGTCAGAGCCTCTTGAGCGGTGGCGATGAGCAGGACCTTTCCCTCTCCCCCTTGAACTACCTGTTCGGCCAGAGAGTTGAGATCGGTAAGGCGCTCGACGCTATCGCCGATGTAAAGCCCGACCTCATCGAGCAGAACGACCAGTCGTCCATCGGTCGGATTTAGCCTTTCCGCCTCATCCCGAAGCGCCTGGACGACTTGGGAGGGGGTGATGCCTGAAAAGCTCTCCTTGCTGTTTCGAATGGCTATTCCGACGGCCTCCTCATCCCTATAGCGGTCGGGAAACAGATCCGCCAGAGCCTTTCGAAGCACCGTCTCCGCGTTCAACCGCCTTTCATCCTCCCAGGATCGGCCGAAGTTTTCCTGCACCCATCTCCTGAACTCCTCCCATTTGCCTAGACTCTGGATCTCCGTCTCCCATGCGGCGACCCAGAACTCCGGCGATAGCCCTTTCTCCCTCAGTAAATCGCGGTAGATAAGCCTGCTGAAGGTGGGACGGCGGGGATTTTGAGGATCGCAGTCCAGCAGGTTGATGTAGATCACCTTCACCCTGAACTCCTTGGTCAGAAGGGGCAGAAAGCTTTCCACCCCCAGCTTTCGACTCAACAGCTCGCTGGAGGAGTGGGTTTGTCCGTCGTTATCCCGGAGAGGACGGTCTTCAAGCAGGTAGCCCAGGGCCTTCAGGAAATGGCTCTTACCGGAGCCGAAAAAACCCGATACCCATATGCAGACCCGCTCAGTAGCTCCCCGACGCGTATCGAGGAGGACATCCAGTATCTCGCGAGAATAACCCTTAATCGTCTCTGTCGGCACATATTCGTCCATCTCACGCCAGACCTTCTGAGGGTCATGGTCGGTGATCTTCACGACGGTTGTGATCTCACGATATGGATCTCTCTGAAGCAAATCCTTTATCGCTATTGGATCACCTCGCCTCTGTAATATCCGCCGTGTGGATCGGCAGGAGGGGCATCTAGCATCGCCCCTAAGGTGGTGCCCGGATAGGGCAGAACCACCACACACGATATCTGTCCCTCCATCATTGAGAGAAGCGATGATGGTCGAAGGAAGGGATAGAGCGCTCCCATTCGAAGTAACACGACCACATCTTGGGATGATGATCCCGACAGAAACCCCTGAATGGCTTTCACTATCTCATAAGGCAGATACTCCGAGAGGCGTTCCTGCAACTCGGATCTATCCTGTTCCCTCTCCAGGAGCTTCAACCGTTCCGAAAGCTGGGAGGGCGGACAACCCAACAGATCGAGGAGCGCCTCCCGGAACATATCGGTAAGCGAAACACATTCTGATCTCCATCCACGCTTGAACAGACGTTCCGCCAGAAGACGGAACTGTCGAAGCGCTTCACGTTCCTCGGAGGGGGGATATTGAACCCGAAAGAAGGGTATTCCATCCAAAGGACGGTACGTACCCTTCAATGTGCCCTCTAATTTTCCCTCCAACTCCCCTATCACCTCATGCCAACCCATGATACAGCCACTCCTCAGGGTTTGAAAACTGAGGTTGAAACTCCACGATCCCCCCAAGCCTTTGGTAGCGCCACCATCCTCGCACCCCTCCTTCCGAGAGCAGTTCCTCCCGGAGTTGATCGGTCAGTTGCAATATCTCCCATATTTCATCGCGCTCGGCCTCCAGAAAGGAACCTTCACGTTCCCACAGCCACAGCAGGAAGAACGCGAAAGGTTCGGGTAGGAGCCACAGACGTCGGATTTCGTTGCGCGGATGACGTTCCATCAATCCGAAATGTCGTAGCAGGGCGATAAACCCACGTGACCATCGCAGACGGAGGTAATCCGACCATCGTCCGAGCTCGGGATGTCTCGTGCTGAGCTCGAGGAGGTGAGCGGCCACCTCGCCGCTTGTAAGGCTTGGCTCCCTTTCGTTCAGGCGTTTAATCACCAGATCCCGATAGCACCGCTCCACAAGCGGATCGCTGCGCACGAAATACGGGAACAGAATTTGAACCTTGGCTGCGTCTGAGATGTTCGAGCGCATCGCCAGCGCCACCGAGCCGACGGGAGGAAGACCGAGGTCCTTGAGGAAGACTCGCCTGAAAACGCTCAGCAGATCTTTGATAAAGTGCTCCGAACTTTTGCCGAGCAGATTTTCCTCAAGAGCTTGTTTCCTCAGGAGCTTGTAATCATGATGCTCGGCAAACGCTTCGAGAAGACGTCTCATCTCATTCAGAGCCGTCCCGCCTCTTTGCAGATGGGCTTGAAATTTGGGTTTATCCTCCACCTTTCTCCCTCCTGTATGGCCTTAAGAAGGCAATCCCTTGGGTCGGAGTAGAACGCCAGATCCAAACCGGCGAGGATCTCCGGGGGGATATGGGGTATATCTTTGGCGTTGGCGATCGGCACGAGCACACTTCGAGCGCCGTTTTCCTTAGCCAACTGGACACACTCCGCCAGATCGCTCACCGGAAGCACTCCGCCTTGAACGGTGATCTCACCCAGAACCACGGTGGCGGGTCGAACATGTCTGCCGACCAAAGCCGAAAAGAGCGATACGAAGAAGGCCGATGCCGTCTGGCTGCCCTCCTTAGCCTGCATGAGGTTGACTATCTGGAAATGCACGTGAAGGTCATCGAGGGATCGGTCTATGGTAAACCGATGGACGTTGCTGCGGAGGTAATCGTAGGCGGTTCGAACGGCCTCTCTCATCGCCCTACCCGCCGCACCCGTCACCGTATAGCCGCTGCCCTTCATCAACGCCACTTCCACCCTGAAAAGCGCGTAACGCTGGCTTTCCAGATCAAGTCCGACCGTAAACGTGGTTCCAGGAGGTAGTGGATCCGACGGGATAACATCCGCCTCACCCTGTTCCGGAAGGAGGACGAACTTTTCATGCCCACTTTCCACATCTTGATAGGAGAGAGAACTGTTCCAATACTCCACCCCACCCATCCGCTTCAACTGCTCTTTCACCCGTCGTCGCAGTTCCAGAGCTAGCGTCAGATACTCCTCCAGTTCGGCCTTCGTGTATCCAAGGTCGGGATGAAGCAACTTGATCAATCCCGAAACGGTCTTGCGGACAGCCCTTTCATCACGCTTGTTTAAAGCCTCACCGAGCTTGAAGTGTTGATCTATGACATCGCCGAAACTTAGTTTTCGCAGTTCCCGAAAAACCTCGGCTAGATAGTCTATAACCAGACCGAAGTGAGATGTGAGCAAAGCGCTGGACATCTTCGGGAATTCCCAGCCAGGGAGATAGGCATGGAAGCGGTCGAGAAATGCAAGGTCCTGCATCTCCGACGGGAAAGGGGTGAAGAGATGACTGGTTCGAAGGGCCACTTCCACATCGGCGTTGATGTTCCCGATGAAAACGAGTGAGGCCAAAGCTATGATCTCCTCCCTGCCGCGGCTGAAGCTTCCGGACTCCATGTAGTCCTTGAGCAGGTTGATCGCCTGCGGATTGGCCAGACGGGTAAGCCCGGCCACCTCGTCGAAGGCCACCACATCCCATAAACCGACGAGTCCCATCCTCCCACGCCCTATGTGTGAGATGAAAAGGCTCGGCACCGTCACATCGCCGCCGGAGACCAAAATGGCGTATGGAGATATCTCCCTGTAGACATAGCTTTTTCCGGTCCCACGCGGGCCGAATTCAACCAGGTTGTAGTTGTTCTCGACCAGAGGGATAAGACGGACGAGGTAAAGCATTTTGAGCCGATCCGGCATCACCGCAGGCTCAATTCCGACGCTTCGCAGCAACAGATCCAGCCATTCCCCTCGTGTGAATCGGGATCGTCTCTCCTGTACTTCTCTCAGCAGGTTTCCTGAGGCGAGCTGAATGGGTTGGAGATTCCGTATCAGAAACGGGCGTAATTCGCCCTTGTGAACCAGTTGAGGATCGTAAGCGAGATCTACAATGGCCCATACTCCCCCACCCAACATCCTCTCATATCTCCCAACTAAATCCTCCTCGATATGCACCCGATCGATCTGGAGGTTCACCAGATTAGCCCAGTATTTATCTTCCGTCTCCACCAGACGTACTTTAACCTTGTCTATAAGCCGGTAATGTCCGCGCTCGCGCACCTGAGATTTGAACCATTCCGATTGATCCGGTCGGACGTAGTTTTCAACAAGGATTCGTTTAACCTCTCTCAGCCCTGCCTCGATCACGCCCTCATCGGCGGATGAGCAATACTTGCCCAGAAGATACTCCAGAACGTAGGCGGGCACATTGAGCTGTCCCTTGAGGTTGCTGACGAGATCCTTCCTGACAACTCTACCGGGGAAGAGATTTAAAACCTTCTCGTCCAATCGGTTCATAATCCACCTTTATCCAAGATCATACCCCTATTTCCTTAGCTAGCAGCCTTCAACCTCATATCCCTGTTGCTTGTTCTGACGCTTCCCTTTCCCAGCAGCCTCTCCACCCTTTTGAGAAAAGCCTCGTTGGGGGAGACGCGATAGCTTTTAGCTGCTATCACCACCTCGCCTATCTCCTCTCTGTTGAGCTTCAAAAACAACATACATTCCCCGCGATTGTTGGCGCATATCTCCTTGAGCTGATCCAGAATTCTCCTATGCAGCTTGGTCGGTGGAATGGAGATTTCCACGGCGGTGGTGAGCTTCTCCCTGACCTCGGCGAGCGGATGGATCTCCGTGGCCTGAATCTGCTTCTTGACGATCACCTCTTCCTCTTCCTCATCCGCCGTTTCCCCTCCGTTCGATCTCGCCGGCTTCACCGTACCCCTGAGCCATATGAGCTTACCCTCTTCGAGATGCTCGGAGCATGCCGAATAGGTGTCGGGGAAGACCACCACGTCGGTCACCCCCTCCAGATCCTCCAGCGTGAGAAAGGCCATCATGTCGCCCTTTTTGGTGGTTGTGGTTCTGATGGCGGATATCATGCCGGCGATGAACACCTCGGCGCCGTTTGAGAGCTCGTTCAGACTCATGGTTGTGGCATTGGTGTAATCCTCGATCACATCCTCATATATCGAGAGCGGATGTTTCGAGAGATAGAACCCGAGCATCTCCCTCTCATACGCCAGCGTGGTCTCCTCGTCCCATGGCTGTGCCTCCTCCAGCTTTTCCGTTGTGGCGGCGAGCTTAGGGGCGAAATCGAACATGGTCATCTGCCCGATCTGCTTATCCCTCTGTCTCTTCTGAGCGGATTTGATCGCCCGCTCCAGCGTCGCCATATATTGAGCCCGATGTCCGCCCAATGAGTCGAAGGCCCCGCATTTTATGAGGCTCTCTATCGTCTTGCGGTTTACGGTCTTCAGGTCGAGCCTCTGACAGAAATCGAACAGGGATTTGAAGGGCCCGTTTTTACGCTCCTCGACGATCGCCTTTATGGCGTTATCGCTGACGTTTTTAACTGCGGAGAGGCCGAATCGGATCTTCCCATCGCCTACCACGGTGAAGCCCACATCGCTCTCGTTTATGTCCGGCGGCAGCACCTCTATTCCGAGCTTACGGCACTCGTTCATGTAGTTGACGATCTTGGCGCTATCACCCGCCTCGCTTGTCATCAGGGTGGCCATGAACTCCTCGGGGTAATGTGCCTTCAGGTATGCCATCTGATAGGACAGGATAGCATAGGCGGTGGTATGAGCCTTGTTGAAGGCATATCCGGCGAACGGCTCTATCGAATCGAAGACCTGGCCGGCGACCTCAGCCGAGATGCCCTTTGCCTCTGCTCCCTTGATGAACTTCTCGCGGTGTTTCTGCATCTCCTCCGGTTTCTTCTTGGCCATCGCCCTTCGCAGCAGATCGGCCTCTCCGAGGGAGTATCCGGCCATCGCCTGAGCGATCTGCATCACCTGCTCCTGATAGAGGCACACCCCATAGGTCTTTTCAAGTATGGGTTTCAACACCGGATGCGGATACTCCACCTCCTCCACTCCAAGCTTTCTGCGGATGTAACTGTCCATCATGCCGCTCTCGATCGGGCCGGGGCGATAGAGGGCCGGGATGGGGATGAAATCCTCGAAGCTTCTCGGCTTGATCTGCCTGATCACCGCTCGCATCCCCGCTGATTTTTCAAGCTGGAATATGCCTGCAAGCAGCCCCTTGCCTATCAGATCGTAGGTATCGGGATCGTCAAACGGGATCTCATCGAGATCGATCTTGATTCCCCGTCTTTTCTCGATGAGCTTGATCGTGTTATGTATCTCCGCAATCGTCTGGACGGCCAGGAAATCGAATTTGACCATGCCCACTTCCGTGAGCATGTCCATATCGAACTGTGTTGCGACCCGATCGTGTTTATCCTTGAAAAGCGGCACATGTTCGATGACCTCACCTTTGGAGATAACTATCCCGGATGCGTGGATGGAGACATGTCTCTTTATCCCCTCAAGCGCTCGAGCGATCCTGAACCATCTCTTATATTCCTCCCTCTCGGCCAGCTTTCTAAGCTCAGGTGATTCCTCGAAAGCGTCCTCCAACTTGATTCCCAGCGTGGAGGGGATCAGCTTGACGACTCTATCGACCTCGGAGAGCGGTATCCCCAGGGCTCGGGCTACATCCCTTATGGCAGCCTTGGCCTTCATCTCATGAAATGCCGCCACATGCGTGACGCTGTTACGTCCGTATTTTTGGATGAGGTAATCTATCACCATCTCCCGATGTTCGGGACAGAAGTCCAGGTCTATATCGGGCATCGTGACGCGCTCGGGATTGAGGAACCTCTCAAAAAGCAGATCGTATTTCAACGGATCGAAGCTCGTCACCCCCAACACGTAGAGAACCAAGCTGCCACCGCCCGATCCCCTGACGCTTACCGGAAATCCCTTCTCACGGGCGAACCGGACGTAATCCCAAACTATCAGGAAATATCCCGCGTATCCGGTCTGCTTGATTATGTTCAGCTCATGCTGAAGCCTCTCCTTGACCTCCTGTGGTATCTCGTCGCCATATCTTCGCCTTGCGCCCTCCCAACACAGCTTCTCCAGATATGAATCCGGCGTGTACCCTTCGGGCACCTCGTAGTCCGGAAGTATGGTTCCGCCGAACTGGAGATCAACCTCACATCTGTCGGCTATCAACAGCGTGTTGACAAGGGCTTCTTCGGGGAAATCGGACATGACACGCCGCATCTCCTCCTCGCTGCGAAGATGGAACCCCTCTCCCGAAAATCGGAGTCTATTGGGATCATCGAGCACCTTGCCGGTTTGAATGGCCAGGAGCACATCATGTATCTCGGCGTCTTCCGCCTTAACATAATGGGAGTCGTTGGTCGCCACGAGCGGGACGTTCATCTCCCTGGCGAGCTGAACCATCACCGGCATGACCTTACGTTCGGTCTCCAGGTTATGATTTTGCAGTTCCAGGAAGAAGTTATCCGGTCCCATAATCTCCTTAAACTGCGCTATGACCTTTCTGGCGTCGTCCACCCTGTTCCGGGCGATCAAGGTGGGGACCTCGCCCTGGACGCATGAGGTCAGGGCGATCAGCCCTTCGCTATACCGGGCCAGGAGCTCCTTATCTATCCTCGGATGGTAATAAAACCCCTCGATATACCCCATCGAGACCAGCTTCAACAGGTTCTTGTATCCCCTTAGGTTCTCGGCCAGGAGTATCAGGTGATATGAGCTTTCCTTCTGTGAATTTCTGCCCCCCTTCTCACCCCTTTCGAACCTGCTTCTGGGGGCCATATATACCTCGCAGCCGATGATGGGTTTGATGCCCGCCTCCTTGGCCTTAAGATAGAACTCTATGACGCCGAACATATTGCCGTGATCGGTTATAGCCATAGCGGGCGAATCGTTCTCGACGGCCCAGCTGATCATATCCTTTATCCTACATGCGCCGTCAAGGAGGCTATATTCGCTATGAACGTGGAGATGAACGAAGTTGGCGCTGCTCATGCCTAAGCTCCTTTCCTCCTACCAGGGTTAAGACAATCTTGACACTGTGGGATTTTGAAATCGATCATGGCTCCGAAACAGAGCTCCGAGGAGAGGATTTCGACGTCGAATCCCTCCAGGACTTTGGCAGTGCTCTCTATCCTCGATAGGTTTTCATCTCTTCTACCCTGTTTTTCACATAGCTCTTTAGCCTTCGCCAAGGTCTTCTTCGCCTCTTCGATCCTGCCCAGGCATATGAGCGTTTGGGCTATGTGGAGGTAGAGTTGTGCGGAGTGAATGGAGTCCTCACCGACGGCTTCCAGACCTTTCCGGTAGAACTGAAGTGCCTTTTCAAATTCCTGTCTCTTCCAGCTTATGCTTCCCAGATTATCGTATGCTTGGAATTTAAGCTCAGGCTGATTCAACTCATCGGCTATCTCTAAGGCCAGCATGGAATATCTCTCGCCGTTTTCCAGGTCGTTCTTTCGGATATATGCGTCGGCGATGTTGCCGTAGGTCTGGCCGAGCTCCGGCCGGGCGCCTATCCGCTCGAACACATCGGCCGCTTTCTTATAGTATTCCACGGCCTCGTTATATTTCTCTTTAAGTGAGATAAGGGCACCGATGGCGTTGTAAGCATCCGCCATTCTCTTCTCAGCGCCCGCCCTTTCGGCGATTTGACTGGCCTTGGTGATGTACTGAATTGCACCATCTATATCGCCCTTGTTTTTAAGGATCACCGCCAGATTTTGCAAGGTCACGATAAGACCATCGGCATATCCTATCTTCTCCTTTTCTCTGTAGCTTTTGAGGAGATACTCAGCGGCTTCATCCAGTTTCCCCATCAAGGAGTGCACCATACCAAGGTTATTATAATACTGGGCGAGCTGCATGATATCGCTGATCTTCTCGGCTATCCGTATGCCCCTTTGATAGAACTCCAGCGTTTTATCCGCCTCTCCCAGCCGATAGTAGCAGTTTCCTAAGGATCTGTAGGCATTGCTCAGCACATCGTAATTTTCCGTTCCCTCCACCAGCTCGATCACCTTCGAGAAGGTCTCCATGGCTTTGGGGAAATCCCCCTGGCTGTAATGGAGCCTTCCGATGGCGTTGTATATCCTCGCCTCCTCCGCTTCATCCATCTCGACCTTAAGCTCATCCAATGCTTGCTGGAAGTATTCCATCGCCCTATCCCACTCGCCCTTCTTCTCGTAAACCAACCCGATTCTCCTCTTTATCGAGGCCCTAAGGGGGGGAGAGGCTGCCGTCTCAAGCCTTTTGAGATAGTATTCGATGGCCTCATCGTATTCCCCCAAGATCTGAAGGACATCGCCTAATCCCTCATGGATCTCATCCTTGTACCCTTGATATTTCTCGGCCTCCTCATCTGTAAGCTTTTCGAATCTCTCCAGGCCAGCCCTGTAGAAGCTAAGGGCGTTTTGGTTGTCGTACAACATCCTGGCCTGATGTCCGGCGAGCGTGAGATATACGATGGCTTTGGGATGTTTATCGCTTCGTCCGTAATGATGGGCCAATATTCCGTAGAATCTCTCTATCGACTCCCGATAAAGCTCCTCTATACAGTCCCCAACCTCGCCGTGATACCTCCTCCTGTCCAGTACCGTGATACTGGAGTAGGTTATGTCATATGTGACTATGTGACCGAAGGCGTATTTCTCCTGATCGGAGGGGTGGATCATATCCAGAGCGCAGAGCTTATCCAGGTGATCATCCAGCTTCGGCACATCCGATGCGAATCTGTTCAGAATCACATACTCGAACTCCCTGCCTATAACCGAGGACTTACGCAACACATATTTCGGGTTATCCTCGAGCTTATCGATTCTGGCGTTGATCACCTGTTCGAGCGAATCCGGAACCTTTATCTCCTCAACCCTCCCCCGGATGACCCATTTCCCATCTGTCTTGACCAGGATCTTATCGTCGATCAGCGATCTGAGCACCTCCTCCATGTAAAACGGGTTGCCATCGGCTCTCTCGAGGATCATCTCCTTGAGTTGATCCCCATCCTCAAGATCTATGAGGGAATCGAGGAGCTCTCGGCTGTCATCGGGCGAGAGTTTCTGGAGGAAAACCTCGGTGTATGTGTCAGGGATCTTTTTAGCAGCGGCCTCACCTATGCCCCAACAGGGGTCCGTCCTTTCAGGCCGGTATATGCATAACAACATGAGGGGGAATTCGGGGGGAGTGGTTTCCATCATGAAGAGGATCAAATCAAGCGAGAGAGGGTCTATCCAGTGAAGGTCATCCAGGGCGACGACGAGGGGTTTACGTGCGGATTCAGCCACCAGCAGATCCCTTATCGACATGAAGATCCTATCGCGCAGCTGTTCCGGATCGAAGTAACTGATCACCTGGGAAAACTCCTCCGATCTAATTGAAAGCACATGGGCGATAAAGGGCGCTATCTCAGATACCCTCTCCGGATGATTTGGGAAGACATCGTTCAGCTTCGTCCTGATCTTTGAGATAGCGCTGAGATCTTCTTCCTCCTCTTTGATATTGAAGTATCTTCTCAGAAGGGGTATAAACAGGGAATAGCCGATCCTCTGCGTATGTGGGAGACATGCCGATTCGATCCAGTTTATCCTGCCGGATATGGCATCTCTGAACTCCCGTTTGAGCCTCGATTTTCCCAGGCCGGCCTGGCCTATAACGCAGACCATCTGTCGTTCGGGCCTCTTTAACCTCTCGGCGGCCTCCATCAGCAGGTTGAACTCATCATCCCTGCCGATCATCTCAGTCGGGTTGAGCTCCTTAACGCCTCGTTTGGATTCCGGCCTCTTCTTTCGACCGATCACCTTGTAGACCATCACCTTCCGACCGCCAACCTCCACCTCTTTGAGAGGTTTAAAATCGAAGAGAGCCCTCGTGAGCCTGTAGGTCGATTCGCCCACGATGAGCTCCCCCGGCTCGGATATGTCCTCCAATTTTTCCGCCAGCTCGACCGGCTCTCCTATGACGGTGTAATCCATCTTCAGTCCGCCCTCAACGCTTATGTTTCCGATCGAGACTCTGCCCGTGTTGATGCCTATATGGATGTTCAACGACGGTGTTCCGAACTCCTTCGACAGCTCCTTGCTCAGCCCCTTTATTCTCTCCATCATCTCCAGCCCGGCCGTTATCGCCCTTTCGGGATCGTCCTCGTGGACGACGGGGGCCCCGAAGATGGCCATGATCTCATCGCCGACGAGCTTATCAACCACGCCCTCCCATTTGTAGACTATCTTGCCCAATTCCTTATGACACCTGTCTA from Candidatus Poribacteria bacterium encodes the following:
- a CDS encoding DUF1788 domain-containing protein, which translates into the protein MGWHEVIGELEGKLEGTLKGTYRPLDGIPFFRVQYPPSEEREALRQFRLLAERLFKRGWRSECVSLTDMFREALLDLLGCPPSQLSERLKLLEREQDRSELQERLSEYLPYEIVKAIQGFLSGSSSQDVVVLLRMGALYPFLRPSSLLSMMEGQISCVVVLPYPGTTLGAMLDAPPADPHGGYYRGEVIQ
- a CDS encoding DUF1819 family protein: MEDKPKFQAHLQRGGTALNEMRRLLEAFAEHHDYKLLRKQALEENLLGKSSEHFIKDLLSVFRRVFLKDLGLPPVGSVALAMRSNISDAAKVQILFPYFVRSDPLVERCYRDLVIKRLNEREPSLTSGEVAAHLLELSTRHPELGRWSDYLRLRWSRGFIALLRHFGLMERHPRNEIRRLWLLPEPFAFFLLWLWEREGSFLEAERDEIWEILQLTDQLREELLSEGGVRGWWRYQRLGGIVEFQPQFSNPEEWLYHGLA
- the brxL gene encoding protease Lon-related BREX system protein BrxL, which encodes MNRLDEKVLNLFPGRVVRKDLVSNLKGQLNVPAYVLEYLLGKYCSSADEGVIEAGLREVKRILVENYVRPDQSEWFKSQVRERGHYRLIDKVKVRLVETEDKYWANLVNLQIDRVHIEEDLVGRYERMLGGGVWAIVDLAYDPQLVHKGELRPFLIRNLQPIQLASGNLLREVQERRSRFTRGEWLDLLLRSVGIEPAVMPDRLKMLYLVRLIPLVENNYNLVEFGPRGTGKSYVYREISPYAILVSGGDVTVPSLFISHIGRGRMGLVGLWDVVAFDEVAGLTRLANPQAINLLKDYMESGSFSRGREEIIALASLVFIGNINADVEVALRTSHLFTPFPSEMQDLAFLDRFHAYLPGWEFPKMSSALLTSHFGLVIDYLAEVFRELRKLSFGDVIDQHFKLGEALNKRDERAVRKTVSGLIKLLHPDLGYTKAELEEYLTLALELRRRVKEQLKRMGGVEYWNSSLSYQDVESGHEKFVLLPEQGEADVIPSDPLPPGTTFTVGLDLESQRYALFRVEVALMKGSGYTVTGAAGRAMREAVRTAYDYLRSNVHRFTIDRSLDDLHVHFQIVNLMQAKEGSQTASAFFVSLFSALVGRHVRPATVVLGEITVQGGVLPVSDLAECVQLAKENGARSVLVPIANAKDIPHIPPEILAGLDLAFYSDPRDCLLKAIQEGERWRINPNFKPICKEAGRL
- a CDS encoding DNA polymerase III subunit alpha, whose translation is MSSANFVHLHVHSEYSLLDGACRIKDMISWAVENDSPAMAITDHGNMFGVIEFYLKAKEAGIKPIIGCEVYMAPRSRFERGEKGGRNSQKESSYHLILLAENLRGYKNLLKLVSMGYIEGFYYHPRIDKELLARYSEGLIALTSCVQGEVPTLIARNRVDDARKVIAQFKEIMGPDNFFLELQNHNLETERKVMPVMVQLAREMNVPLVATNDSHYVKAEDAEIHDVLLAIQTGKVLDDPNRLRFSGEGFHLRSEEEMRRVMSDFPEEALVNTLLIADRCEVDLQFGGTILPDYEVPEGYTPDSYLEKLCWEGARRRYGDEIPQEVKERLQHELNIIKQTGYAGYFLIVWDYVRFAREKGFPVSVRGSGGGSLVLYVLGVTSFDPLKYDLLFERFLNPERVTMPDIDLDFCPEHREMVIDYLIQKYGRNSVTHVAAFHEMKAKAAIRDVARALGIPLSEVDRVVKLIPSTLGIKLEDAFEESPELRKLAEREEYKRWFRIARALEGIKRHVSIHASGIVISKGEVIEHVPLFKDKHDRVATQFDMDMLTEVGMVKFDFLAVQTIAEIHNTIKLIEKRRGIKIDLDEIPFDDPDTYDLIGKGLLAGIFQLEKSAGMRAVIRQIKPRSFEDFIPIPALYRPGPIESGMMDSYIRRKLGVEEVEYPHPVLKPILEKTYGVCLYQEQVMQIAQAMAGYSLGEADLLRRAMAKKKPEEMQKHREKFIKGAEAKGISAEVAGQVFDSIEPFAGYAFNKAHTTAYAILSYQMAYLKAHYPEEFMATLMTSEAGDSAKIVNYMNECRKLGIEVLPPDINESDVGFTVVGDGKIRFGLSAVKNVSDNAIKAIVEERKNGPFKSLFDFCQRLDLKTVNRKTIESLIKCGAFDSLGGHRAQYMATLERAIKSAQKRQRDKQIGQMTMFDFAPKLAATTEKLEEAQPWDEETTLAYEREMLGFYLSKHPLSIYEDVIEDYTNATTMSLNELSNGAEVFIAGMISAIRTTTTKKGDMMAFLTLEDLEGVTDVVVFPDTYSACSEHLEEGKLIWLRGTVKPARSNGGETADEEEEEVIVKKQIQATEIHPLAEVREKLTTAVEISIPPTKLHRRILDQLKEICANNRGECMLFLKLNREEIGEVVIAAKSYRVSPNEAFLKRVERLLGKGSVRTSNRDMRLKAAS
- a CDS encoding tetratricopeptide repeat protein, encoding MEDREGLSQLGISAEDAERISLSMQEGKGAEKPVTIIFAKIGGFKRETGSHDELEEIALRKSQLDNELDSIVSKYGGVVDKVIREFFMATFGTKVQHSDDPARAILAAMEIVETVKRFGVEAHIGINSGRAWVGTIGTELDTDNTVIGDTVNLAARLKDQAQNNQIIVSPYTYEKSKEYFIFNPLPPVRVKGISEPVPIYEVVDKTKEAELIEVLAEDENERLARIQESIPTYLRDKILNSKSKIEGERKLVTMLYSDLSGFTALSEKFRNRPDIIAAVIDRCHKELGKIVYKWEGVVDKLVGDEIMAIFGAPVVHEDDPERAITAGLEMMERIKGLSKELSKEFGTPSLNIHIGINTGRVSIGNISVEGGLKMDYTVIGEPVELAEKLEDISEPGELIVGESTYRLTRALFDFKPLKEVEVGGRKVMVYKVIGRKKRPESKRGVKELNPTEMIGRDDEFNLLMEAAERLKRPERQMVCVIGQAGLGKSRLKREFRDAISGRINWIESACLPHTQRIGYSLFIPLLRRYFNIKEEEEDLSAISKIRTKLNDVFPNHPERVSEIAPFIAHVLSIRSEEFSQVISYFDPEQLRDRIFMSIRDLLVAESARKPLVVALDDLHWIDPLSLDLILFMMETTPPEFPLMLLCIYRPERTDPCWGIGEAAAKKIPDTYTEVFLQKLSPDDSRELLDSLIDLEDGDQLKEMILERADGNPFYMEEVLRSLIDDKILVKTDGKWVIRGRVEEIKVPDSLEQVINARIDKLEDNPKYVLRKSSVIGREFEYVILNRFASDVPKLDDHLDKLCALDMIHPSDQEKYAFGHIVTYDITYSSITVLDRRRYHGEVGDCIEELYRESIERFYGILAHHYGRSDKHPKAIVYLTLAGHQARMLYDNQNALSFYRAGLERFEKLTDEEAEKYQGYKDEIHEGLGDVLQILGEYDEAIEYYLKRLETAASPPLRASIKRRIGLVYEKKGEWDRAMEYFQQALDELKVEMDEAEEARIYNAIGRLHYSQGDFPKAMETFSKVIELVEGTENYDVLSNAYRSLGNCYYRLGEADKTLEFYQRGIRIAEKISDIMQLAQYYNNLGMVHSLMGKLDEAAEYLLKSYREKEKIGYADGLIVTLQNLAVILKNKGDIDGAIQYITKASQIAERAGAEKRMADAYNAIGALISLKEKYNEAVEYYKKAADVFERIGARPELGQTYGNIADAYIRKNDLENGERYSMLALEIADELNQPELKFQAYDNLGSISWKRQEFEKALQFYRKGLEAVGEDSIHSAQLYLHIAQTLICLGRIEEAKKTLAKAKELCEKQGRRDENLSRIESTAKVLEGFDVEILSSELCFGAMIDFKIPQCQDCLNPGRRKGA